DNA sequence from the Amycolatopsis sp. Hca4 genome:
GTCCTCGGTGAGGAGGCCGGCGTTGAGCTGTGGGCGCAGGGCGCCGAACCGCGGGTTGCCGGACCGCGATTCGCGCCAGTCGTCGACGACGACCTTGTCGATGTCGTCGAGCAGCGTGAGCTCGAGCGCGCTGATCGTGCCGTAGGGCACCAGGAAGGTGCCCGGCCGGAGGAACTCGCGGCGCACCAGCGCCTCGGGTTCGACCAGCCGGGAGGCCTCGACCTGGATGTCCGCGCCGTCCAGGGTCTCCTCGGCCGTGGCGCAGACGCGGACGTCCTTGCCGAGCCGCTCGGACAGCCGGCGGCCGAAGTCCTCGCGTGACTCCGGGCGCTTGCTGGTCACGCGGATCTCGGCGAAGTCGAACAAGGAGTCCAGCAGCACGACGTTCCACCAGGCGGTACCGCGGGCGCCGATGTGCCCGAGCACCCGTGAGTCCGGGCGGGCCAGGTACTTCGCGCCGACGGCGGTCATCGCGCCGGTGCGGGCCTCAGTGATCATCGTGCCGTCGACGATCGCCCGCGGCATGCCGGTGTCCGGGTCGAGCAGCAGGATCAACGCCATCTCCGAAGGGAGGCCCCGTTCGAAGTTCCCCACGAAGTCACCGACGACCTTCACACCGCTGACCTGCTTCGCGGAGAGGTGACCGCGAAGGATGTTGAAGTGGCCCTTGCCGCCGTTGTCCGGCACGAGGTGCGTGCGCGGCTCGAAGACGACCTGGCCGCGGCCGTGGTCGGCGAGCACGTCCTCGACCGCGCCCACGATGTCGGCGTCCGTGACACCGAGCGCGTCGATGTCGGCGCCGGTCAGGTAACGGAGCCAGACGGACGTCACCGGGCGAGGTCCTCGATGACCTCCGCGCCGGGCAGGGCGGCCAGCGCGGCGCCGGAGATCAGCAGCTTGCTGCCGCGGATCCCGCTGCCGATGACGAGCTCGGGCGCGTCCGCGACGCGCTTGTCGAGCAGGATGGGCCATTCGGCGGGCAGGCCGACCGGCGTGATGCCGCCGTACTCCATCCCGGTCAGCGAGACGGCTTCGTCCATCGGCGCGAACGACGCCTTGCGGACGTCGAGGCGGCGCTTGATGACGCCGTTGACGTCGGCGCGGGTGGTCGCGAGCACGAGCGCGGCCGCGAAGCGGACTTCGCCCGCGCGCTTGCCGGCGACGACGACGCAGTTCGCGGACGCCTCGAGCGGCGAGCCGTAGGCCTCGCAGAAGGCGGCGGTGTCGGCGAGCGAGGGGTCGATCTCCGCGACGCCGACGGCGTCCGGTTCGGCGAGCGCGGCCAGGGCCTTGGCCACGGGCTCGGCGAGCAGGTCAGTACGCGTGGGGGCGGGAACGACGGTGAGGCTCCCGGCGATGGTCCAGATCACCCCGCCAGAGTAACTACCAGCTGGAGCCGCCGCGCTGGACCTCGATCAGCTTCGGGCGCACGTCCACGATGTAGACCAGGGCCGCGGCCATGGCGGGCACGTAGAAGATCATCCCGGGGCCCATCACCGGGAACAGCACCATGGCGAGGGTCGCGCCGCCGGTGATCAGCATCCAGATCGGCTTGGTCTTGCGGTCGGCCGCCGAATACGCGTCGGCGCGCTGGAGCAGCGCGTGCACGAAGGCGAAGAGCCCGACCAGCGCGCTGCCCCAGTGGATGACGTTGAGGATCCAGATGGCGACTAGCACAGCGACAGCTTACGGCAAACCACCCGAACAACCCCGGCCCCGCCATCGGGGTCCGATGACGGGGCCGGGTGTTCACGGCGTCTTCACTTGTCGGTCTTCGGCGCGGCCGGCTTCTTGGCGGCGGCGGTCGACGTGGTCGACGTGGTCGTGCGGCGGGCCGGGGCAGCCGTCTTCGGGGCCGTCTTGTTCGCGACCTTGCGGCTGACCGAGCGGGTCTCGTGGGCGACGTCGTCACCCAGCTCCTCGACGGCGTCGGCCGCTTCGCCGGCGACCGCGGTCACCTTGCGGGCGGCCTTCTCGCCGGCCGAGCGGGTGCGCTTGGTCACCTTGGCCAGCACGCCGTCGACGCGCTCGCGGACCTCGGTGGTCACGCCCTCGACCTGGCCCTGCGCGGTGGTCAGGGCCTCCTCGAGCTGCTCGATGGCCTTCTTGACCTGCGGCTGCGCGGCGATCTTGTCCCACGCCTGCTCGCCCGACTCGGCCAGCTTGTTGTACAGCTTGAGCGCGGCCTCGGTGTACTCGTCGATGACCTTGCGCAGCTCCGCCGGGTCCAGCTTCTCGCGGAGGGTCTCGACGTCGGTCGGCAGCTCCTGCAGGTTCTTGCGGGCCACCTCGCCGCTCTTGGTCACGTTCTCCTTGGCCTTCGCCACGGCGTCGGTGACGGCGTGGGTGGCCAGGTTGCCGGCACCGAGGGCGGCGAGCAGCGGCGTGCGGACCTGGTCGAGGGCGGTGGTGACGGCCTTCTTGACGTCTTCGGTCTTGGGGGTGGTCATGCTGACTCCTTGGTGTTCGCGGCTGGTGTGGTGTCTGGGGTTTCCGGGGCGGGAGTGGCGGCCGGCCGTGCCGCGGCGTTCTCCCGGCGGAAGGACTCGTAGACGTCGAGCAGGACCTGCTTCTGCCGTTCGGTCAGCTCGGCGTCGGCGCGGATCGCGTCGCCCACCGGCCCGCCCGTCGGCAGGTCGAGGATCCCGGCCTGCACGTACAGCGCTTCCGCCGAAATGCGCAGGCCCTTGGCGATCTGCTGCAGGATTTCCGCGCTGGGCTTGCGGACCCCGCGCTCGATCTGGCTCAGGTAGGGGTTGGACACGCCGGCGAGCTTCGACAGCTGGCGCAACGAGATCTTCGCGGTGTTGCGCTGCTGGCGGATGTACTCGCCGATGTCGGAAGCGATGTCCGCGACCTTTTCCATGGGACTGCCGGATCCTGACGTCCCACCGGTCTCTGCCATCCGGTCACCTCCTCGCGACACCTTCGACGGTACGCGCGAGTGCTAGCTATTGCAAGCACCCTGCTTGCAACCATCGGGTGTGACGCGCACCGCTACCGTGGTCCCATGACGCGCTCGGCCCGGCTGCGGCGACGCCTCGTCGAGCACCTCCGCGACGAGGACGTCCTGCACGCGCCCGAGTGGGTCGCCGCCTTCCGCACCGTCCCCCGCCACGTCTTCCTGCCGCGGTTCTTCGCACCGGCCGGCGGGCTGTGGGCGGCCGTCGACCGCGGCGACCCGGGCTGGCTGGAAACGGTCTACTCGCGGGACGTGCTGGTGACTCAGCTCGACGACGACCCACAGCGCTGGGAGCTCGCCCGGCGCACCGGCCCGGTGGCGGGCACGCCGACGAGCTCGTCGAGCATGCCCTCGATCATGGCGATCATGCTCGAGGAGCTGCGGGTGCGCGACGGGCAGTGCGTGCTCGAGATCGGCACCGGCACCGGGTACAACGCCGCCCTGCTGAGCCACCGCTGCGGGTCCGGCCAGGTGTCCACAGTGGACATCGACCCGGTGCTCGTCGCGGCGGCGCGCGAACGGCTGGCCGCGGCCGGGTACCACCCGGCGTGCGCGGTGGGCGACGGCGCGCTCGGCTTCCCGGCCGGCACGCTCTTCGACCGGGTGCTCTGCACCGCCGCGGTGTCGGAGATCCCGCTCCCCTGGCTGGCGCAGACGAAGCCGGGCGGGCTGATCGTGACGACGCTGAACCGCCCGATCGGCGCCGGACTGGTCCGGCTGGTCGCCGGCGAGGACGGCACCGCGCAGGGCCGCGTCCTCGCGCGCGACGGCCGCTTCATGCCGCTGCGCGCGCACCGGCTGCCGGAGACGGGCCCGCTGCCGATGCCCTCACGCGGTGACTGGGAGCAGACGCGGCTGCCGATGTCGACGGTGCTCCAGCCGCGTCAGCAGTTCGAATTCTTCGCGGGCTTGGCGCTGCCCGGCGTCCGCCCGGTGCGCGAAGGCGACGAAACGCCGGGTGTCGCACTGGTCCACCCGGACGGCTCGTGGGTCCGCCACCGCAAGCGCGGCGGCGCGGACGAGGTCGCCCAGGGCGGCCCGCGGGCGCTGTGGGAGCTGGCCGAGGCCGCCTACGTCG
Encoded proteins:
- a CDS encoding ornithine cyclodeaminase family protein; protein product: MTSVWLRYLTGADIDALGVTDADIVGAVEDVLADHGRGQVVFEPRTHLVPDNGGKGHFNILRGHLSAKQVSGVKVVGDFVGNFERGLPSEMALILLLDPDTGMPRAIVDGTMITEARTGAMTAVGAKYLARPDSRVLGHIGARGTAWWNVVLLDSLFDFAEIRVTSKRPESREDFGRRLSERLGKDVRVCATAEETLDGADIQVEASRLVEPEALVRREFLRPGTFLVPYGTISALELTLLDDIDKVVVDDWRESRSGNPRFGALRPQLNAGLLTEDRVHAEIGDVVAGKKPGREHDAERILFWHRGLSTTDVAVANMILARAEASGVGTMLPYR
- a CDS encoding YbaK/EbsC family protein; translated protein: MIWTIAGSLTVVPAPTRTDLLAEPVAKALAALAEPDAVGVAEIDPSLADTAAFCEAYGSPLEASANCVVVAGKRAGEVRFAAALVLATTRADVNGVIKRRLDVRKASFAPMDEAVSLTGMEYGGITPVGLPAEWPILLDKRVADAPELVIGSGIRGSKLLISGAALAALPGAEVIEDLAR
- a CDS encoding DUF2516 family protein yields the protein MLVAIWILNVIHWGSALVGLFAFVHALLQRADAYSAADRKTKPIWMLITGGATLAMVLFPVMGPGMIFYVPAMAAALVYIVDVRPKLIEVQRGGSSW
- a CDS encoding helix-turn-helix domain-containing protein — protein: MEKVADIASDIGEYIRQQRNTAKISLRQLSKLAGVSNPYLSQIERGVRKPSAEILQQIAKGLRISAEALYVQAGILDLPTGGPVGDAIRADAELTERQKQVLLDVYESFRRENAAARPAATPAPETPDTTPAANTKESA
- a CDS encoding methyltransferase domain-containing protein: MTRSARLRRRLVEHLRDEDVLHAPEWVAAFRTVPRHVFLPRFFAPAGGLWAAVDRGDPGWLETVYSRDVLVTQLDDDPQRWELARRTGPVAGTPTSSSSMPSIMAIMLEELRVRDGQCVLEIGTGTGYNAALLSHRCGSGQVSTVDIDPVLVAAARERLAAAGYHPACAVGDGALGFPAGTLFDRVLCTAAVSEIPLPWLAQTKPGGLIVTTLNRPIGAGLVRLVAGEDGTAQGRVLARDGRFMPLRAHRLPETGPLPMPSRGDWEQTRLPMSTVLQPRQQFEFFAGLALPGVRPVREGDETPGVALVHPDGSWVRHRKRGGADEVAQGGPRALWELAEAAYVEWCELGKPDRDRFGVTVTGDRQEFWLDTPDGRTWPLP